In a genomic window of Lycium ferocissimum isolate CSIRO_LF1 chromosome 9, AGI_CSIRO_Lferr_CH_V1, whole genome shotgun sequence:
- the LOC132031685 gene encoding F-box protein At3g07870-like — translation MDTQTKKRNCQADEAPSRYGFDRLPQEVVLDIASRLPITSLLQFTFDRKSCYNLSHDPELVNLHLSCAVKTDPCIIFHERSQLTRWTSIRKVGYKIDSSSQAIMLNGKMHWLTLFGMYYRHSDRLIVSFDLADEVFGEVPKVDFGVNPRIVQFQLAVLGGCLAVALISHRFNGGGLETWVMREYNVKESWVKEFKIGAYTPTNSVLQYVQPFVKVVCLLKNGKPLLEYKGGYLVSYDPQNGVFRTLRMNMKKDLRNYFPLAIHPEMLTWCEVNLSIFAW, via the exons atggataCACAAACCAAGAAACGGAATTGTCAAGCTGATGAAGCTCCCTCCAGATATGGATTTGATCGCCTGCCTCAAGAAGTTGTCCTTGACATTGCTTCCAGGCTTCCCATAACATCTTTACTTCAATTCACGTTTGATCGAAAATCGTGTTATAACTTGTCTCATGATCCAGAGCTAGTGAATTTGCACCTGTCCTGTGCAGTAAAGACCGATCCTTGCATTATCTTTCACGAGCGTAGTCAACT CACCAGATGGACAAGTATTAGGAAAGTTGGTTACAAGATTGATTCAAGTTCACAAGCAATTATGTTAAATGGAAAGATGCATTGGCTGACTCTATTTGGAATGTATTACAGACATTCTGATAGGCTTATCGTTTCGTTTGATTTAGCAGATGAGGTATTTGGAGAGGTACCAAAGGTTGATTTTGGTGTAAACCCAAGAATTGTTCAGTTTCAACTAGCAGTTCTTGGAGGTTGTCTTGCTGTTGCTCTAATTTCTCATCGCTTTAATGGGGGAGGATTAGAAACTTGGGTAATGAGAGAATACAATGTGAAAGAGTCTTGGGTAAAGGAGTTCAAAATTGGAGCTTATACACCAACAAATTCTGTCCTACAATATGTGCAGCCATTCGTGAAAGTTGTATGCCTGTTGAAGAATGGAAAACCTTTGCTCGAGTACAAAGGTGGATATCTGGTTTCATATGATCCTCAAAATGGTGTTTTTAGGACACTAAG GATGAATATGAAAAAGGATCTCAGGAATTACTTTCCACTTGCTATTCACCCCGAGATGCTCACCTGGTGTGAAGTGAATCTGTCTATTTTTGCTTGGTAA